In Saccharothrix syringae, the following are encoded in one genomic region:
- a CDS encoding carbohydrate ABC transporter permease: MSTVAAPLTLERPAAPPPTPGVTRGWGERLSAYAYIAPFFVIFAVFGLFPFAFTFYVALFDWNPIGDQVFIGADNFTRMLGDPRFWNAAGNTVSIWALSTVPQLLLALVLAHVLNHARLRFALFFRMSMLVPYITSVAATAIVFAQLFDRDYGLLNWLLGLVGVAPVDFVQSTWGSHVLIATMVTWRWFGYTTLLYLASLQAVPRAVYEAAAIDGAGAWQQFRHITVPSLRPVIIFTVVTSTIGGLQIFTEPLLIATGAPLTCGAVRQCQTLTLFLYEQGFGEFAFGYGSAIGVALFVMIVVIAAINYLLSARIRADR, from the coding sequence GTGAGCACCGTGGCCGCCCCGCTCACCCTGGAGCGCCCGGCCGCGCCACCCCCCACCCCCGGGGTGACCCGGGGGTGGGGGGAGCGCCTGTCGGCGTACGCCTACATCGCCCCGTTCTTCGTCATCTTCGCGGTGTTCGGGCTGTTCCCGTTCGCCTTCACCTTCTACGTCGCGCTGTTCGACTGGAACCCCATCGGGGACCAGGTGTTCATCGGCGCGGACAACTTCACCCGCATGCTCGGCGACCCGCGGTTCTGGAACGCCGCGGGCAACACGGTGAGCATCTGGGCGCTGTCCACGGTCCCGCAGCTGCTGCTGGCCCTGGTGCTGGCGCACGTGCTCAACCACGCCCGGCTGCGGTTCGCGCTGTTCTTCCGCATGTCGATGCTGGTGCCCTACATCACCTCGGTGGCGGCCACCGCGATCGTGTTCGCGCAGCTGTTCGACCGCGACTACGGGCTGCTGAACTGGCTGCTGGGCCTGGTCGGGGTGGCACCGGTCGACTTCGTCCAGTCCACCTGGGGCAGCCACGTGCTGATCGCCACGATGGTGACGTGGCGGTGGTTCGGCTACACCACGCTGCTCTACCTCGCCTCGCTCCAGGCGGTGCCCCGCGCGGTCTACGAGGCGGCGGCCATCGACGGCGCGGGCGCGTGGCAGCAGTTCCGCCACATCACCGTGCCGTCGCTGCGGCCGGTGATCATCTTCACCGTGGTGACCTCCACCATCGGCGGGTTGCAGATCTTCACCGAACCGCTGCTGATCGCCACCGGCGCGCCGCTGACGTGCGGCGCGGTGCGGCAGTGCCAGACGCTGACGCTGTTCCTCTACGAGCAGGGCTTCGGCGAGTTCGCGTTCGGCTACGGCTCGGCGATCGGCGTGGCGCTGTTCGTGATGATCGTGGTCATCGCCGCGATCAACTACCTGCTGTCCGCGCGGATCAGGGCGGACCGATGA
- a CDS encoding ABC transporter substrate-binding protein, translating into MTLRSHLLPAVAALALVAAACTPGGGGGGGGGDGKSFEFWSFAAINQKASVDAYKQKHPDIDIKLTEVGTSTETAQALTTALAGGKVPDLVLIQGDNLPKFVEQPQNFVDLRTLGADDIKGDYLDWVMTQSIAKDGEVLGIPTDVGGMAVAYRTDLFAAAGLPTDPEAVSALWPTWDAFIETGKRYKQATGKAFTDNAATSVFYQAVNQVSAKYYDKDRKLVYDSNPEVKAAFDLGIKAATAGITAGQSSFESAWSAGMAQGQYAAVSAPSWMLNTIRSTAPDTNGKWNIAKIPGGAGNWGGSYLAIPKRAKNPQAAWDYIKEMQSPAGQLEHFGRSGALPSTPSVYQDAKLAESKDPFFSNAPTGKIYTDALLELKPFYIGPDSATIGQEFLNSITNVEQSGGNPATAWDDAVRNIKTAIGK; encoded by the coding sequence GTGACCCTCCGCTCGCATTTGCTGCCCGCCGTCGCAGCACTCGCCCTGGTCGCCGCCGCCTGCACGCCCGGTGGGGGCGGCGGCGGTGGGGGCGGTGACGGCAAGTCCTTCGAGTTCTGGTCCTTCGCCGCGATCAACCAGAAGGCGTCCGTCGACGCCTACAAGCAGAAGCACCCGGACATCGACATCAAGCTGACCGAGGTGGGCACCTCCACGGAGACCGCGCAGGCGCTGACCACGGCGCTGGCCGGCGGCAAGGTGCCGGACCTGGTGCTGATCCAGGGCGACAACCTGCCGAAGTTCGTGGAGCAGCCGCAGAACTTCGTCGACCTGCGGACGCTGGGCGCCGACGACATCAAGGGCGACTACCTGGACTGGGTGATGACGCAGAGCATCGCCAAGGACGGCGAGGTGCTGGGCATCCCCACCGACGTGGGCGGCATGGCCGTGGCCTACCGGACCGACCTGTTCGCCGCCGCGGGCCTGCCCACCGACCCGGAGGCCGTCAGCGCGCTGTGGCCGACGTGGGACGCGTTCATCGAGACCGGGAAGCGCTACAAGCAGGCCACCGGCAAGGCGTTCACCGACAACGCCGCGACCAGCGTGTTCTACCAGGCGGTCAACCAGGTCTCGGCGAAGTACTACGACAAGGACCGCAAGCTGGTCTACGACAGCAACCCCGAGGTGAAGGCGGCGTTCGACCTCGGCATCAAGGCGGCCACCGCGGGGATCACCGCCGGGCAGTCGTCGTTCGAGAGCGCCTGGAGCGCCGGCATGGCGCAGGGCCAGTACGCGGCCGTGTCCGCGCCGTCGTGGATGCTCAACACCATCCGCAGCACCGCGCCCGACACCAACGGCAAGTGGAACATCGCGAAGATCCCCGGCGGCGCCGGCAACTGGGGCGGCAGCTACCTGGCCATCCCCAAGCGCGCGAAGAACCCCCAGGCGGCCTGGGACTACATCAAGGAGATGCAGTCGCCGGCGGGACAGCTGGAGCACTTCGGCCGGTCCGGCGCCCTGCCGTCGACGCCCTCGGTCTACCAGGACGCCAAGCTCGCCGAGTCCAAGGACCCGTTCTTCTCCAACGCGCCCACCGGCAAGATCTACACCGACGCGCTGCTGGAGCTGAAGCCGTTCTACATCGGCCCCGACAGCGCGACCATCGGCCAGGAGTTCCTGAACTCCATCACCAACGTCGAGCAGAGCGGCGGCAACCCGGCCACGGCGTGGGACGACGCGGTGCGCAACATCAAGACCGCCATCGGCAAGTGA
- a CDS encoding beta-L-arabinofuranosidase domain-containing protein, producing the protein MRDDAGVSAYPFDLSEVRLTSGRWLDNQDRTLSYLRFVDVDRLLYNFRANHRLPTGGAAPLGGWEAPDFPFRTHSQGHFLTAWAQAWAVLGDTTCRDKANHLVAELAKCQANNGAAGFNTGYLSGFPESDLDALEAGSPRAVSYYALHKTLAGLLDVWRHIGGTQARDVLLGLAGWVDRRTARLSYNRMQAVLGTEFGGMNAVLADLYQRTGDPRWLVAAQRFDHADAFTPLAAGHDRLDGLHANTQVPKWVGAVREYKATGTPRYRNIAVNAWNFTVGAHTYVIGGNSQAEHFRAPNAIAAHLDTDTAEACNTHNMLKLTRELWLLDPDRVDYFDYYERALLNHLIGQQDPSDEHGRVCYFTGLNPGHRRGDTGPAWGGGNWSTDYGSFWCCQGTALETNTKLADSIYFHNGTTLVVNLYASSVLTWSSRDITVTQTTTYPASDTTTLTVTGGVGGTWTMKFRIPTWANGARVSVNGVPRDVTAAPGTYACLTRAWSSGDVVTLRLPMRVVVQPANDDPGVVAVTYGPVVLAGDYGDTALSAPPSLDTGSITRTGTSPLAFTARADGATVDLRPFHDAHGFNYTVYWRTGGSWGTGS; encoded by the coding sequence GTGAGGGACGACGCGGGCGTGTCCGCCTACCCGTTCGACCTCTCCGAGGTCCGGCTGACCTCGGGCCGGTGGCTGGACAACCAGGACCGGACGCTGTCCTACCTGCGGTTCGTCGACGTCGACCGGTTGCTCTACAACTTCCGCGCCAACCACCGGCTGCCCACCGGCGGCGCGGCGCCGCTGGGCGGCTGGGAGGCGCCGGACTTCCCGTTCCGCACGCACAGCCAGGGCCACTTCCTCACCGCCTGGGCGCAGGCGTGGGCGGTGCTGGGCGACACCACGTGCCGCGACAAGGCCAACCACCTGGTCGCGGAACTGGCCAAGTGCCAGGCCAACAACGGCGCGGCCGGCTTCAACACCGGCTACCTGTCCGGCTTCCCGGAGTCGGACCTCGACGCGCTGGAGGCGGGCTCGCCCAGGGCGGTGTCGTACTACGCGCTGCACAAGACCCTGGCCGGCCTGCTGGACGTGTGGCGCCACATCGGCGGCACGCAGGCCCGGGACGTGCTGCTGGGCCTGGCCGGCTGGGTGGACCGGCGCACCGCGCGGCTGTCCTACAACCGGATGCAGGCCGTGCTGGGCACGGAGTTCGGCGGCATGAACGCGGTGCTCGCGGACCTGTACCAGCGGACCGGCGACCCCCGGTGGCTGGTCGCGGCGCAGCGGTTCGACCACGCGGACGCGTTCACGCCCCTGGCGGCGGGCCACGACCGGCTCGACGGCCTGCACGCCAACACGCAGGTGCCGAAGTGGGTCGGCGCGGTGCGGGAGTACAAGGCCACCGGCACGCCCCGGTACCGCAACATCGCGGTCAACGCCTGGAACTTCACCGTCGGCGCGCACACCTACGTGATCGGCGGCAACAGCCAGGCCGAGCACTTCCGCGCGCCCAACGCCATCGCCGCGCACCTCGACACCGACACGGCCGAGGCGTGCAACACCCACAACATGCTCAAGCTGACCCGCGAGCTGTGGCTGCTCGACCCCGACCGGGTGGACTACTTCGACTACTACGAGCGGGCCCTGCTCAACCACCTCATCGGCCAGCAGGACCCGTCCGACGAGCACGGGCGCGTCTGCTACTTCACCGGCCTGAACCCCGGCCACCGGCGCGGCGACACCGGCCCCGCGTGGGGCGGCGGCAACTGGAGCACCGACTACGGCTCGTTCTGGTGCTGCCAGGGCACGGCGCTGGAGACCAACACCAAGCTGGCCGACTCGATCTACTTCCACAACGGCACCACGCTGGTGGTCAACCTCTACGCGTCCTCGGTGCTGACGTGGTCCTCCCGCGACATCACGGTCACCCAGACCACCACCTACCCGGCGAGCGACACCACCACCCTGACGGTCACCGGTGGCGTCGGCGGGACGTGGACGATGAAGTTCCGCATCCCGACGTGGGCCAACGGCGCGCGGGTCAGCGTCAACGGGGTGCCCCGGGACGTCACCGCCGCACCCGGCACCTACGCCTGCCTGACCCGGGCGTGGTCGTCCGGCGACGTGGTCACGCTCCGGCTGCCCATGCGCGTGGTGGTCCAGCCCGCCAACGACGACCCGGGCGTCGTCGCCGTGACCTACGGGCCGGTGGTGCTCGCGGGCGACTACGGCGACACCGCCCTGTCGGCGCCACCGTCGCTGGACACCGGCTCCATCACCCGCACCGGCACGTCGCCCCTGGCGTTCACCGCCCGCGCCGACGGCGCGACCGTGGACCTCCGGCCGTTCCACGACGCCCACGGCTTCAACTACACCGTCTACTGGCGCACCGGCGGCTCGTGGGGAACCGGGAGTTGA
- a CDS encoding glycoside hydrolase family 6 protein, giving the protein MKRNKQVAAATALSGALVAAALALAGGTAAQAADSPFYADPSSSAARWVAQNPGDSRAGVIRDRIASVPQARWFTTTNTSSVRAEVSAFVGAAASAGKIPILVVYNIPNRDCGGASGGGAPSHSAYRAWVDEVAAGLAGRPASIVLEPDVLPIMSNCQDANQQAETRASMAYAGKRLKAGSSQARVYYDIGNSAWLTPSEAANRLRAADISNSADGIASNVSNYRWTSDEVNYVKNILNAVGDSRLKAVIDTSRNGKGPLGEEWCDPAGRAIGTPSTTTTGDSRIDAFLWVKLPGEADGCIAQAGQFVPQRAYDLAIAAGPITTTSTTTSTTTTGNNPGGGCAVTHRVVSQWSGGYTGEVVITNRGAAISSWTLTFSAPGVTVVQGWNGTWTDTGDTVRVTNTSWNGSLATGGTATIGYNASYSGATPPFSSPVLNGTACS; this is encoded by the coding sequence ATGAAGAGGAACAAGCAGGTCGCGGCCGCGACCGCGCTGTCGGGCGCGCTCGTGGCCGCGGCCCTGGCGCTGGCCGGTGGCACGGCCGCCCAGGCGGCTGATTCGCCGTTCTACGCCGATCCGTCGAGTTCGGCGGCGCGGTGGGTGGCGCAGAACCCGGGCGACTCGCGGGCGGGGGTGATCCGGGACCGGATCGCGTCGGTGCCGCAGGCGCGGTGGTTCACCACGACCAACACCTCGTCGGTGCGGGCGGAGGTCAGCGCGTTCGTGGGTGCGGCGGCGTCGGCGGGCAAGATCCCGATCCTGGTGGTCTACAACATCCCCAACCGGGACTGCGGCGGGGCCAGCGGCGGTGGCGCGCCCTCGCACTCGGCCTACCGGGCGTGGGTGGACGAGGTCGCGGCCGGGCTGGCCGGCCGTCCGGCGTCGATCGTGCTGGAACCCGACGTGCTGCCGATCATGTCCAACTGCCAGGACGCCAACCAGCAGGCCGAGACCCGGGCGTCGATGGCGTACGCGGGCAAGCGGCTCAAGGCCGGGTCGTCGCAGGCGAGGGTGTACTACGACATCGGCAACTCCGCCTGGCTGACCCCGTCCGAGGCGGCCAACCGGCTGCGCGCCGCCGACATCTCCAACAGCGCCGACGGCATCGCCTCCAACGTGTCGAACTACCGCTGGACCTCCGACGAGGTCAACTACGTCAAGAACATCCTCAACGCGGTGGGCGACTCCCGGCTCAAGGCCGTGATCGACACCAGCCGCAACGGCAAGGGCCCGCTGGGCGAGGAGTGGTGCGACCCGGCCGGCCGGGCCATCGGCACGCCGAGCACGACCACCACCGGCGACTCCCGCATCGACGCCTTCCTGTGGGTCAAGCTGCCCGGCGAGGCCGACGGCTGCATCGCCCAGGCCGGCCAGTTCGTGCCCCAACGCGCCTACGACCTGGCCATCGCCGCCGGCCCGATCACCACCACCAGCACCACCACCTCGACCACCACCACGGGCAACAACCCCGGTGGCGGCTGCGCGGTGACCCACCGGGTGGTCAGCCAGTGGTCGGGCGGGTACACCGGCGAGGTCGTGATCACGAACCGGGGTGCGGCGATCAGCAGCTGGACCCTCACGTTCTCGGCACCGGGCGTGACCGTCGTGCAGGGGTGGAACGGGACGTGGACCGACACGGGCGACACCGTGCGCGTCACCAACACGTCCTGGAACGGCTCGCTCGCCACGGGTGGCACCGCCACCATCGGGTACAACGCGAGCTACAGCGGGGCGACGCCGCCGTTCTCGTCACCGGTGCTGAACGGCACCGCGTGCTCCTGA
- a CDS encoding cellulose binding domain-containing protein, which yields MMRHRSTLGAAVVAAFLALATAGTALSGALAEPATTAGVGAAATTAGCGKAPGLASGTHTIQSGGQNRTFILRVPANYDNTRAYRLIFAFHWWGGTANEVATGGSSGTSWAYYGQQELSNNSAILVAPQGIDNAWPNSGGQDTAFVDEMIRRIDAALCVDTNLRFATGFSYGGGMSYSLACGRANVFRAVAVFSGAQLSGCDGGTQPVAYLGIHGIGDTVLNISQGRSLRDRFVRNNGCTATNPREPAAGSLTHVVTAYTGCRAGYPVVWAAFDGGHTPGPVDGCSCENGARTWTKGEVWRFFSQFEGTPGGTTTTTTTTTSTTTTTTTTTTTTTSTDPGGQSCRVTNTINAWNNGLTSSITITNTGSAPISGWSLVFTLPGGQTITSGWNASYSPTSGQVTARNVSYNADIAPNASVAIGFQAGHTGDAGKPTSFALNGAACALA from the coding sequence GTGATGAGGCACAGGTCCACACTGGGGGCAGCCGTCGTCGCGGCGTTCCTGGCACTGGCCACGGCGGGCACGGCGTTGAGCGGAGCGCTCGCCGAGCCCGCCACGACCGCCGGTGTCGGCGCCGCCGCCACGACCGCCGGGTGCGGCAAGGCACCCGGGCTGGCGAGCGGCACGCACACCATCCAGAGCGGCGGGCAGAACCGCACCTTCATCCTGAGGGTGCCCGCCAACTACGACAACACCCGGGCGTACCGGCTGATCTTCGCCTTCCACTGGTGGGGCGGCACGGCCAACGAGGTCGCCACGGGCGGGAGCAGCGGCACGTCGTGGGCCTACTACGGCCAGCAGGAGCTGTCGAACAACAGCGCCATCCTGGTCGCGCCGCAGGGCATCGACAACGCGTGGCCCAACAGCGGCGGCCAGGACACCGCGTTCGTCGACGAGATGATCAGGAGGATCGACGCCGCCCTGTGCGTCGACACCAACCTGCGCTTCGCGACCGGCTTCAGCTACGGCGGCGGCATGAGCTACTCGCTCGCGTGCGGCCGGGCGAACGTCTTCCGGGCGGTGGCGGTGTTCTCGGGCGCGCAGCTGAGCGGGTGCGACGGTGGCACGCAGCCCGTGGCGTACCTGGGCATCCACGGCATCGGCGACACGGTGCTCAACATCTCCCAGGGCCGGTCGCTGCGCGACAGGTTCGTCCGCAACAACGGCTGCACGGCCACGAACCCGCGCGAGCCGGCCGCGGGCAGCCTGACGCACGTCGTCACCGCGTACACGGGGTGCCGGGCCGGGTACCCGGTGGTGTGGGCCGCGTTCGACGGCGGGCACACGCCCGGCCCCGTGGACGGGTGCTCCTGCGAGAACGGCGCCCGGACGTGGACCAAGGGCGAGGTCTGGAGGTTCTTCTCGCAGTTCGAGGGCACCCCGGGCGGCACCACGACCACGACGACGACCACCACGAGCACGACCACCACGACGACGACCACCACGACCACGACCACCTCGACCGACCCGGGCGGGCAGTCGTGCCGGGTGACCAACACGATCAACGCCTGGAACAACGGCCTGACGTCGTCGATCACCATCACCAACACCGGTTCGGCGCCGATCTCCGGCTGGTCCCTGGTCTTCACGCTGCCCGGCGGGCAGACGATCACCTCGGGCTGGAACGCGTCGTACTCCCCGACGTCCGGCCAGGTGACGGCGAGGAACGTCTCCTACAACGCCGACATCGCCCCGAACGCGTCGGTGGCCATCGGCTTCCAGGCCGGTCACACGGGTGACGCGGGCAAGCCGACCTCGTTCGCGCTCAACGGCGCGGCGTGCGCCCTCGCCTGA
- a CDS encoding glycoside hydrolase family 43 protein has protein sequence MQRRRRLIAWVASVLCTLALVPGTAQADNPIVQHIYTADPAPLVHNGRVYLYTGHDEDGSTWFTMKEWRVWSSTDMVNWTDHGSPMNLATFSWAKQDAWAGQTIYRNGKFYWYVPVVNRSTNRMAIGVGVSDSPTGPFRDALGRPLVENGEIDPSVFIDDDGQAYLYWGNPNLWYVRLNADMISFSGSATKIPLTTAGFGTRTGDASRPTLYEEAPWVYKRNGLYYNVYAAKCCSEFIAYSTAPSPTGPWTYRGTVMPTQGSSFTNHAGVVDYKGSSYFFYHNGALPGGGGFTRSVAVERFTYNADGSIPTMNMSTGGPPPADTLNPFVRQEAETIAWGSGIETEVSSEGGMNIGFIENGDYTKVRNVAFGGGASSFTARVASASTAGGTIELRLGSATGTVVGRCTVPNTGGWQTWQSVTCPVSGATGTQDLFLRFTGGSGYLLNVNWWQFAA, from the coding sequence GTGCAACGCAGAAGGCGCCTGATCGCCTGGGTTGCGAGCGTGCTGTGCACCCTCGCCCTCGTCCCGGGCACGGCCCAAGCCGACAACCCGATCGTGCAGCACATCTACACCGCCGACCCGGCCCCGCTGGTGCACAACGGCCGGGTGTACCTCTACACCGGCCACGACGAGGACGGCTCGACCTGGTTCACCATGAAGGAGTGGCGGGTCTGGTCGTCGACCGACATGGTCAACTGGACCGACCACGGCTCGCCGATGAACCTGGCCACGTTCTCCTGGGCCAAGCAGGACGCCTGGGCCGGCCAGACCATCTACCGCAACGGCAAGTTCTACTGGTACGTGCCCGTGGTCAACCGGTCCACCAACCGGATGGCCATCGGCGTCGGCGTCTCGGACAGCCCGACCGGCCCGTTCCGCGACGCGCTCGGCCGCCCGCTGGTGGAGAACGGCGAGATCGACCCGTCGGTGTTCATCGACGACGACGGCCAGGCGTACCTGTACTGGGGCAACCCGAACCTGTGGTACGTGCGGCTCAACGCCGACATGATCTCGTTCTCCGGCAGCGCCACGAAGATCCCGCTGACCACCGCGGGGTTCGGCACCCGCACCGGTGACGCGAGCAGGCCGACGCTGTACGAGGAAGCGCCCTGGGTCTACAAGCGCAACGGCCTGTACTACAACGTCTACGCCGCCAAGTGCTGCTCGGAGTTCATCGCCTACTCCACCGCGCCCTCGCCCACGGGGCCGTGGACCTACCGCGGCACCGTCATGCCCACGCAGGGCAGCAGCTTCACCAACCACGCGGGCGTGGTGGACTACAAGGGCAGCTCGTACTTCTTCTACCACAACGGCGCCCTGCCCGGCGGCGGTGGCTTCACCCGCTCGGTGGCGGTGGAGCGGTTCACCTACAACGCCGACGGCAGCATCCCGACGATGAACATGAGCACGGGCGGCCCGCCGCCGGCCGACACGCTCAACCCGTTCGTCCGGCAGGAGGCCGAGACGATCGCCTGGGGCTCGGGCATCGAGACCGAGGTGTCGTCCGAGGGCGGCATGAACATCGGGTTCATCGAGAACGGCGACTACACCAAGGTCCGCAACGTCGCCTTCGGCGGCGGCGCCTCGTCGTTCACCGCCCGCGTCGCCTCCGCCTCCACCGCCGGCGGCACGATCGAGCTGCGCCTGGGCAGCGCCACCGGCACGGTCGTCGGCCGCTGCACCGTGCCCAACACCGGCGGCTGGCAGACGTGGCAGTCGGTGACCTGCCCGGTCAGCGGCGCCACCGGCACGCAGGACCTGTTCCTGCGGTTCACCGGCGGCAGCGGCTACCTGCTCAACGTCAACTGGTGGCAGTTCGCCGCCTGA
- a CDS encoding glycoside hydrolase family 27 protein, giving the protein MPTRPRGLPRLVAAVAAAVALSTAVTAPPAAQAAPGSPALTPPLGWNSWNSFGCGITEAQVRQAADAMVSSGMRDAGYQYVVVDDCWFDPNRDSSGNLRSHPTKFPSGMKALGDYIHARGLKFGIYQVPNEKTCAQTTGAHPGATGSKGHEVQDARTFASWGVDYLKYDWCSGAGTRDEQVARFTIMRDALRATGRPIVYSINPNSFHAITGDKYDWGQVADLWRTTEDLLDIWQNGNVNSYPMGVGNVLDVTAPLAAQNGPGHWNDPDMLVVGRPGLSLTESRSHFALWALLAAPLMAGNDIRTMSGDVSAILRNPRLIAVNQDRLGIGGRRVRDDGNTEVFAKPLSDGSVAVGLFNRGSGTATVSTTAAQVGLSGGSFTLTDLWTGGTTSSGGAISASVPAHGVAAFRVSGGSPLAATTGRLRGTGSGRCLDVDNASTAAGATVLIWDCHTAANQLWTTWAGGEVRVFGDKCLDAYNQGTTNGTRVITWPCNGQDNQKWTLNSDGSIRNTRAGLCLDVEQGATANGSRLVLWTCNGQDNQKWTRV; this is encoded by the coding sequence ATGCCCACCAGACCACGCGGACTGCCGCGCCTCGTGGCCGCCGTGGCGGCGGCCGTGGCCCTGTCCACGGCCGTCACCGCGCCGCCCGCGGCCCAGGCCGCGCCCGGCAGCCCCGCCCTGACCCCACCGCTGGGCTGGAACAGCTGGAACAGCTTCGGCTGCGGCATCACCGAGGCCCAGGTCCGCCAGGCCGCGGACGCGATGGTGTCCTCCGGGATGCGCGACGCCGGCTACCAGTACGTGGTGGTCGACGACTGCTGGTTCGACCCGAACCGCGACAGCTCGGGCAACCTGCGCTCGCACCCCACGAAGTTCCCCAGCGGCATGAAGGCGCTGGGCGACTACATCCACGCCCGCGGCCTGAAGTTCGGCATCTACCAGGTGCCCAACGAGAAGACCTGCGCCCAGACCACGGGCGCGCACCCCGGCGCCACCGGCAGCAAGGGGCACGAGGTCCAGGACGCCCGGACGTTCGCCTCGTGGGGCGTGGACTACCTCAAGTACGACTGGTGCTCGGGCGCCGGCACCCGGGACGAGCAGGTGGCGCGGTTCACCATCATGCGCGACGCGCTGCGCGCCACCGGACGCCCGATCGTCTACAGCATCAACCCCAACAGCTTCCACGCGATCACCGGTGACAAGTACGACTGGGGCCAGGTCGCCGACCTCTGGCGCACCACCGAGGACCTGCTGGACATCTGGCAGAACGGCAACGTCAACAGCTACCCCATGGGCGTGGGCAACGTCCTGGACGTCACCGCGCCGCTGGCCGCGCAGAACGGCCCGGGGCACTGGAACGACCCGGACATGCTCGTGGTCGGCCGCCCGGGGCTCAGCCTGACCGAGTCGCGGTCGCACTTCGCGCTGTGGGCGCTGCTGGCCGCGCCGCTGATGGCGGGCAACGACATCCGCACCATGTCCGGTGACGTGAGCGCGATCCTGCGCAACCCGCGGCTGATCGCGGTCAACCAGGACCGGCTGGGCATCGGCGGGCGGCGGGTGCGCGACGACGGCAACACCGAGGTCTTCGCCAAGCCCCTGTCCGACGGCTCGGTGGCCGTGGGCCTGTTCAACCGGGGCAGCGGCACCGCCACCGTCTCCACCACGGCCGCCCAGGTCGGCCTGTCCGGCGGCTCGTTCACCCTGACCGACCTGTGGACCGGCGGCACCACGTCGTCGGGCGGCGCGATCTCGGCGAGCGTGCCCGCGCACGGCGTGGCCGCGTTCCGCGTCTCCGGCGGCAGCCCGCTCGCCGCCACCACCGGCAGGCTGCGCGGCACCGGCTCCGGGCGCTGCCTGGACGTCGACAACGCCTCCACCGCCGCCGGCGCGACCGTGCTGATCTGGGACTGCCACACCGCCGCCAACCAGCTCTGGACCACCTGGGCCGGCGGCGAGGTCCGGGTCTTCGGCGACAAGTGCCTGGACGCCTACAACCAGGGCACCACCAACGGCACCCGGGTGATCACCTGGCCGTGCAACGGCCAGGACAACCAGAAGTGGACCCTCAACTCCGACGGCTCGATCCGCAACACCCGCGCCGGCCTGTGCCTGGACGTCGAGCAGGGCGCGACCGCCAACGGTTCGCGCCTGGTGCTGTGGACCTGCAACGGGCAGGACAACCAGAAGTGGACGCGCGTGTGA
- a CDS encoding non-reducing end alpha-L-arabinofuranosidase family hydrolase — translation MTMSLLRPPASRPAPTAGSLPDTFRWSSSGPLIGPKPDPAHANVAVKDPSVVHHDGRYHVFASTYTDGYNLMHTSFTDWSQAPSAPHSYLDRSAIGAGYRAAPQVFYFAPQSLWYLVYQTDSNASYSTTTDIADPMSWSAPKHLYADGMPDIVRDNIGNGYWVDFWVICDSAKCYLFSSDDNGHLYRSETALADFPNGFGNTVIAMRDNDRHRLFEACNIYKIAGEQRYLMLHEAIGSDGRRWFRSWTAPAITGPWSALADSESNPFARADNVTFPDGAWTRDISHGEVVRTNVDQTMEIDPGKLTYLYQGLDPDASGDYNHLPWRLGLLTQLDPTC, via the coding sequence ATGACCATGTCCCTGCTGCGGCCCCCCGCGTCACGGCCCGCCCCCACCGCCGGCTCGCTGCCCGACACCTTCCGCTGGTCCTCCAGCGGTCCCCTGATCGGCCCGAAGCCGGACCCGGCGCACGCCAACGTGGCGGTCAAGGACCCGAGCGTGGTCCACCACGACGGCAGGTACCACGTGTTCGCCTCGACCTACACCGACGGCTACAACCTGATGCACACCAGCTTCACCGACTGGTCGCAGGCCCCGTCGGCGCCGCACTCCTACCTGGACCGCAGCGCCATCGGCGCCGGCTACCGGGCCGCCCCGCAGGTGTTCTACTTCGCCCCGCAAAGCCTGTGGTACCTGGTCTACCAGACCGACTCCAACGCCTCGTACTCCACGACCACCGACATCGCCGACCCGATGTCGTGGTCGGCGCCGAAGCACCTCTACGCCGACGGGATGCCGGACATCGTCCGGGACAACATCGGCAACGGCTACTGGGTCGACTTCTGGGTCATCTGCGACTCCGCGAAGTGCTACCTGTTCTCCAGCGACGACAACGGCCACCTCTACCGGTCCGAGACCGCTCTGGCGGACTTCCCCAACGGCTTCGGCAACACCGTCATCGCCATGCGGGACAACGACCGCCACCGGCTGTTCGAGGCGTGCAACATCTACAAGATCGCCGGCGAGCAGCGGTACCTGATGCTCCACGAGGCCATCGGCTCCGACGGCCGTCGCTGGTTCCGCTCCTGGACCGCGCCGGCCATCACCGGCCCGTGGAGCGCCCTGGCCGACAGCGAGTCCAACCCCTTCGCCCGCGCCGACAACGTCACCTTCCCCGACGGCGCCTGGACCCGCGACATCAGCCACGGCGAGGTGGTGCGCACCAACGTCGACCAGACGATGGAGATCGACCCCGGCAAGTTGACCTACCTCTACCAGGGCCTGGACCCCGACGCGAGCGGTGACTACAACCACCTGCCCTGGCGCCTGGGCCTGCTCACCCAGCTCGACCCCACCTGTTGA